The following is a genomic window from Actinomycetes bacterium.
GTCATACAAGTATTATTGTACTTTAATATAGGCAACATTTGAGTAAAAGTCAATAATAAATTTACATATAATATAAATGTAAAACAACTATTGGTGTTAACGTTTACATTATTAAAAAAATATTATTTTGTCAAGTTTAGATCGTAGATTTCCGGATTATCAGATTGGTTCCCAGCCTGATAATTAGAGGCAGGCTGTCCTCACTAGAACTTTTCTGGCCAATTTTTTTTATTATTAATTCAGCAGCTGTATTACCCATACTGTAAACGGGCTGATTAACCGTAGTTATGGGTGGGTCGGCGATCTGGGTCCAATCGGGATTATCGAATCCCAGTATTCCAATATCTTCAGGAATCTTCAGCCCTTTCTGTTTAATTGCCAGCACCGATCCTAAAGTCATATCCAGATTAGTTATAAAAATTGCATCTGGCCCGGGACTGTCTTCTAATAATTCAGTGGTTAGATTAATCCCGCTTCTTTTCTTAAAATCACCGGTCTTAATTAAACTATTATTTATTATTTTCTTGGCTTCGGTTAAAGCCCTTATGTAACCTTCCAGTCTCTCTGCTCCTGTGGTACGGTCAGGATAGCCGTTAATAATGGCTATCCTTTCATATCCCCTGCTTATAAGGTATTTTACTGCCCGATATGAGCCTTGCTCATTATCCACCAGCACCGCATCGTTTTCCAGGCCGGGGATAAGACGGTCTACCAATACAACCTGTATTCCGGATTTTTTTAGCATTCTTATATACTCCGCATTTTTGCCGGTAGGGGTAAGGATAATACCATCTACCCGGTTAGATTTAAGAATCTTTAGATACTTTAGTTCTTTTTGTGGGTTATCGTCGCCATTACATAATATAAGGCTGTAGCCTTCATTTATGGCAACATCCTCTACCGCCTTGGCCAGAGTGGAATAAAACTGGGATAGTACATTACCCACTATGATACCCAGAATGTTTGTTTTTTTGCTTCTCAAGCTGCTGGCTACCGCATTTATTTCATAGTTGAGCTGCGAAGCTACCCGTAATACTCTTTTCCTGGTTTCCTCTTTTACTCCCGGATATTTATGCATAACCCTGGAAACAGTGGCTGTTGACACTCCTGCTTTCTGGGCTACAGTTTTGATGTTAATTCTCTTCATAGTTTAAAATATGTTAACGTTTACATAATATTAGAAAAAACATTGGAAATCAATAATGTTATAAAGATTTTTTTACAGTGGCCGGATTGCCAAATGCCAGACTGTTGGCAGGTATGGAATCCAGGATTAGAGAATGTGCTCCGATAGTTGTATTCTGGCCTATGGTAACCGGCCCCAGGGCGGTTACTCCGGTATACAATATTACATTATCTTCTATTACCGGATAGCCTGGTTCCCCGTGATGAAATATTGAATGGCCCAAGCCTCCCAACACTACATTGGAAAAGATACTCACATTGTCCCCCAGACGCACTCCCCTGCCGATGACTACCCCAGAAGGGTGCCATATCCTGCAGCCAGACCCAATTTCGGCACCTGGGTCAATTTCAGCGCCAGTTAACCAGTAATTAAACCTGCTGCATATTTCAGCTATAAGGGCCAGCCTGATACGGTAAAGCCAGTGATAAAAACGATAAAAGATTAATGCTTGAACCCCTGGTTTTACCAGTAGGATCCTTATAGCTCCCCAGATAGTAGGTTTGCCCTTGATTGTTCCATATTTACTAAACAGGCGCCTTATATCCCCCATAAGGCCGCCCTGTGTAGTTTTAGCCATATTTATTACTTGTTTATATATTTAAATATTAAACTGTGAAAATCTCTTTTGTAAAACAGCTTTATATTAATCTCAGGATAGAGTTTTTTTATCATCTTAATTTTTCTATTCTTTTTAGTAACCAGTTTCTGGTTCATGGTGGTTAGCTCTATAAACAAATCATGATCAGTCAGATAAAAATCAGGCGTGAAGCTCTCCAGTATATTGCCTTCCTCCTCCCAGCTTAAGGGAAATGTTTTAGGTTCATACTCCCATTTTATTCTATAAAAATCTAATATCCTGGCAAACTCCTTTTCGCTTTCATGGGCAAACTTTATTTTTTCTGCATTAATAAATTCTGAGTCGGGACTATTTGCTTTATTGATATTGTTTTTTACTTCTGGCCGGTTTCCTTCCATCACTCTTCTTGCTTAAAATCGTCAGGGGTTACATGCTCTAAGAAATCCTTGAACTGTGCCACTTCATCCTCTATGGTTTGTATTTCCAGCCCAGCTGATTGAATTATATGGTCAGCGGCATAAATATCACATTTGCTTCTGACCGCCAATGCTATGGCATCTGAAGGCCTGGAATCAATTTTAAGTTTACCATAGGTTTGATTTTCCATATTAATCACTGCGTAAAAAGTGTTCTCTTTAATATCACAGATTTCTATTTTGGTAATCTTGCAGGCTATTTTATCCAGTATATTTTTTATCAAATCATGGGTCATGGGCCTGGGGGTTTTAATGCTGGACATCTCCAGAGCTATAGCCGTTGCCTCAAATGCTCCAATCCATATAGGAAGATAGCGGTTCCCCTTATCCTCTTTTAAAAGTATTATAGGCTTCTGGGAGGGAAGCTCTATTCTTACTCCCTCCAGAGACATTTTTATTAGTTTTTGATTTTTTTCCTGCATAAACTTGGGTCACAATTATTTGTTATTATTATAACACTTAAACCCTTATTATAATACCGGGTATGGTACGGGATTAAGGTCTGGAGTCTCCATTTAATGATTCAATATCTTTCTTTACTGTATTTATATTTAACTCATAAATGGAATCGAGATTCCTGAATTTTTGCTTATAGTCCAGACCATAGCCAACTATATACTTTTCCCCTATACTAAAGCCCTTATATTTAATATTTATATCCGCCATTCTTCTTATATCCCTATCCAGCAGGGTGCATATTTCTATGCTTTTGGGAAACCGGGATTCCAAATTTCTTAGAAGGTAGCTGATGGTAAGTCCAGTATCTATAATATCTTCAGCAATAAGAACATCTTTGTCTTCTATGGATTCTTCAAGGTCTTTGGTTATCCTGACTACTCCCCCGCCAGTATCGGATATGCCATAAGTAGATATACCCATAAAATCGATGCTCAAAGGGAGATTGATATGCCGGATAAGATCGATTAAAAAGATAACCCCTCCACGGAGTATGCTTATTACCAGCAAATTTTTGTCAGCATAGTCACGGGTAATTTCCCGGCCCATTTCAGCAATCCTATTCTGGATGGTTGAACTGGAAAACACTACTTTTCCTATAACATCTTCAATACCGGGTTTAACTTTTAAGTGCTGTAATTCCAATTTAATTAATAGATTACTCTGTCAACGCTTTCCACCATGGAAATCCAGGTAGTTCCTCTGTTAAACAGTATATCATTTCCCTGGTCATCTTTAAAATCAAAAGGCTCGGAAACACTTTTCCTGTCCCAGGTTCCCTCAATAACCTCGCCGTCCATAAAGAAAAAGGCTTTACCCCCATTAGTGGTTCTTACTATCATATGGCCGGCATCATCACCGGAATTAGCGATATCGGTTATCATTACCACTATGTTGCTGGCAACTATCTGTTCGCCTGTTTCACGATCCATATGGGCAGCATTGCCCACATACTTAAGGTAATTATTGTTTTCGCTGTCATATTCATATACCGCCTTATACTGCTCGTATGAAAAATCTACAGTTACCTGGTCTATAGTGCCCCTTTCGGAAAGCGGTGCATCCAGCTTGAACATA
Proteins encoded in this region:
- a CDS encoding LacI family transcriptional regulator; translated protein: MKRINIKTVAQKAGVSTATVSRVMHKYPGVKEETRKRVLRVASQLNYEINAVASSLRSKKTNILGIIVGNVLSQFYSTLAKAVEDVAINEGYSLILCNGDDNPQKELKYLKILKSNRVDGIILTPTGKNAEYIRMLKKSGIQVVLVDRLIPGLENDAVLVDNEQGSYRAVKYLISRGYERIAIINGYPDRTTGAERLEGYIRALTEAKKIINNSLIKTGDFKKRSGINLTTELLEDSPGPDAIFITNLDMTLGSVLAIKQKGLKIPEDIGILGFDNPDWTQIADPPITTVNQPVYSMGNTAAELIIKKIGQKSSSEDSLPLIIRLGTNLIIRKSTI
- a CDS encoding serine O-acetyltransferase — encoded protein: MAKTTQGGLMGDIRRLFSKYGTIKGKPTIWGAIRILLVKPGVQALIFYRFYHWLYRIRLALIAEICSRFNYWLTGAEIDPGAEIGSGCRIWHPSGVVIGRGVRLGDNVSIFSNVVLGGLGHSIFHHGEPGYPVIEDNVILYTGVTALGPVTIGQNTTIGAHSLILDSIPANSLAFGNPATVKKSL
- a CDS encoding bifunctional nuclease family protein; translation: MQEKNQKLIKMSLEGVRIELPSQKPIILLKEDKGNRYLPIWIGAFEATAIALEMSSIKTPRPMTHDLIKNILDKIACKITKIEICDIKENTFYAVINMENQTYGKLKIDSRPSDAIALAVRSKCDIYAADHIIQSAGLEIQTIEDEVAQFKDFLEHVTPDDFKQEE
- the hpt gene encoding hypoxanthine phosphoribosyltransferase, with the protein product MEDVIGKVVFSSSTIQNRIAEMGREITRDYADKNLLVISILRGGVIFLIDLIRHINLPLSIDFMGISTYGISDTGGGVVRITKDLEESIEDKDVLIAEDIIDTGLTISYLLRNLESRFPKSIEICTLLDRDIRRMADINIKYKGFSIGEKYIVGYGLDYKQKFRNLDSIYELNINTVKKDIESLNGDSRP